One Glycine max cultivar Williams 82 chromosome 8, Glycine_max_v4.0, whole genome shotgun sequence genomic window, TATAGAGACAATACagttagtaaattttattttagaaattattttaaaatattctaataattaaattactcttttgtttttacatTGCAAGTGCAAGCATCTACGTGCAAAAGGAGGGTACGATACTCAACAATAGATAAATTTGCACAACATCATCAGtctttgttcttctttttcttttttactttagatACGTAAGGCAGTAACAACATACGAATTATTAAAAAGACAGTTAGcgaagttaaaaattataataaattctgTTTACTTCCGTTCCTTTACAATGTAACTCACAATCAAGGTTAATGGAGTTCTGTTCCATTCCCTTATTATTCTTCCAGACAAAAGATAAGAGAAACAAGCTTACATTACTACAACGTTATAAGAAGCAAATAACCTAcgaagaaaatcaagataaataaatagatggTACAAATTTGCATGTGTTCGGATATCCATCGACATCATTCATTTCGATCAAAATTCACGTTTTGGACATAAAAGCAATTCTTCGTCGCTTCAGATAATGCGTGTCGTGGAGCAGAGGATGCAAAACCATACATGCAGAAAATTATGCTTGCAGAATGACACTTACGATGGAGCACCAAGATATGAGGCAAGTCGTAAAATATCACTAAATATTCCACCAGCGGTGACTTGAGCACCAGCTCCTGGCCCACGAACTATCAGAGGCTGATCCTTATACCTTCGTGTTGTAAATGCAATAATGTTATCTGACCCAGACAATTGCGCAAAGGGATGATCCTTCTTGTATCTTCGCAGCTCTACCACTCCTTTTTTATTAGTCACGTCCACCACTCCAACGTATCTCAAGACCTTCAGAGTGCAAATATAACAATCTCAGAGTTGTGTGGAAGACATGAAAAATATACGTATTTAATGGACAtgataatatacatatatgagACGTCATCATGAAAAATATACGTTTATATAGTCCAGGACACAAACAGGAGACCACAAGGCAAACCCAACATAAATCAATTGTCATACTTTTACTTGAAATCAAGGTTTATATGGAAATTTAGGTAacttgaaatatataataaccaACTGAAGATTTGATATGCAAAACTTTGATGTTTTGGTATGTCATCAGTCTAATCAGAAAATTCCTAGCCCACCTGCTGCGTCTCAAAATAAGTACGCTATATGTTTGTGTCATGCACTATgcagaattaaaataaatatataacaaactaaGGGTGCCTAATTTgtaaggaatttttttattttccttttctgttttcactaaaaattataaaatgccCCCTTTTCAACATTACATGTACATATGAAAATAAAGTAgcagtttttttaatttgtatggaAACAAAACAAACCCTAAGATATTCTATGCATGAATTATGCATGTATGAAGCAGTTGGTAGAACTATTTTATTAGATAGAGTTCACTCACTTCCCCAGCATTCTCAGCatcttcttgtttctttgtgaACTCCTGATCAAATTTTGGTAGCTCTTGCATAAACTCCTGAGCTGATGCACAAGCCTGCACagaatcatcaaaacatctatGTCAATCAAAATACTGcatactaaaactaaaaactgcATAATCAATGGAAGTTGGTTCTTACTCGTAGTGGTTCTGGCACAAGGCTTTCAACTGGAATATTAGACAGTTCTAGCTTTAAACCCGACTCCCTAGCAAGAATTATAACCTGTAGAGGCAAAGCAGCTTCAGGATGTCAAATATAAACCAGATTACATGAAGCATGAATATGATAACATGAACGAAGATTGACATTGTGATTAGCCTACACGTTCCAATTAGTTGCAGAAACAAGCAAGCCTTCCAATTAGttacaacaacaaccaaacatTTTCCTACTAAGTGGGGTCAACTGCATATGTAtttcacaataaataaataaaaaatacttaccaatatatttatttatttctacattttaaatttaaaattaggacATTTGCTCAACACAAATTGTGTATTGGCACCAAAGAGGActattgataatattaataatatttcaatTGTGTATAGgcacaaaagagaaatattaataatattatcaacttttgatttgtgtttttaaataattaaaatgctttCAGCATCCCAaccattaaaaatatcaaatttgagCATGAATCAAAATACTCGATAACCGGATAGGTAGATGtagatcaaatttaaattctagcCAGAAACCAAATTCAAGCTTCAAAATGTTTGATCAAATCAATCTCAAAcatctaaatatttaatttggataTAGTCTTTTAGATCATTTAAATTACAGCCTACTCATAAATCCTAAacgaaattgaaattcaaaatatgtATGCAGCATAAAGGAACTTTATTAACATTTGACAATAAAATTTGGTAAACATATACCATATTATAAATTCTACCTTTCTGGCAACATCTGTTCCAGACAGATCATCTCTTGGATCTGGCTCAGTATAACCTGCTTCCTTTGCTTCAGAAACTACCTCACTAAAAGCCCGGCCATCtttaaagttattaaatatGTAACTCAAAGTCCCACTGCAGAGTCAGAGGCAATGCTCATGGTGAATGGTTGAGATTAATGAATAATCCCTATATAATCATTAATAATCCTCAAAATAACATTCTAATTATTTTGTCTTTAGAATGGGAAAATTGCTAGAGGGTGGACAAATGAGACTGAACGCAAGATCTGAGAATTGACAGTGTCAAAACACAAATTAagacaaaaaagagaaataacacATCAAAGCAAACCTAAAGATGCCTTCGATTTGTAATATTTTGTCTCCAGTTTCAAGGAGGCCACGTAAAGTGCTAACAATTGGAAGACCAGCTCCGACAGTTGCTTCATAGAAGTAATGTGTATAGGATTGCCTTTGAAGAGCTCTTAACTTCAAATACTGGATATAGAGAGCATAGATGGGAAAAAGCTCCAACATTAGTAGTAAGTAGACTAGAGAGTAACCAACATAGCATGAGTACTAGCAAGCAACAACTGCTGAAGCTTAAATAAAACAGtttcaaaattatgaaaaatattattaaaacatgTCTTCAAAGTACTTGTTCTATCAGAAAGCATGAACCCAAAGCCAACACCTACTGTTGTTCAGCGTTCCAGTTTATGCTAACCATAAAGTTTGATCGTAGATGTTAATAACTAAACTATGAAACATCACTTGGTGTAAAAGCAATAAATTTCCAAATTGCTAAATATAATGGAAGATGACAAGAGAACAAGTAGCAGACTGGTTGACATCAAGTGACAAGCTTATACTTATAAATCATTCCTTTTTATTCTcagattaattatttgaattccTCATTCCTCAGCATGAGATCCTGTTAGAACAATTGTGCCACTAGTCAACAGAGTTCAGTGAACCTCGGTTTAGAGAGAGAGTAACAGAGAAAAGAGTGAGAAAATTGTTTAAAACTGAAATGATGCATTGAGTCATTAATTTTATTGGTTCCATAGTCTTGTATAGTGAACTTTAGCTTGCGCTTCAATAACCAGCCGATCACTTTGAAATTTAGCCTAACTGAATACCACGCTGAGTCTGACTCAGCTAACTACAGGTTAGTGACAGCTGTATAACTGCTGGACGATAAAATTACAGTTACAGTTACtcttgctgataaaaaaaaaattacagttaCTCTAGTACTAGCAAATATGATAGCTGCAAAACAGACAAAGAAATTCAAAAgatgatattttgattttaaaaaagaaaagagaaaaaaaaatagacagctGCCAGTGGATGGTGGTATGAAGTAAATGATAGAAATAAGAGTAAAAGCTGACTATCCAAACTCCCTAATATTGATAATGTGATGATGTGTATTCTCCTTTCCTTTAAATgaattattctttaatttataaaaaaacaaaacaaataaaaaattagaaaataaatcaatCCAAATTAATGTCTTGGAATTTCCATTTTCAACCGAGTACTTGCAGAAAAAAACAGGTTTGTAGTATCAAAATCCTACAGCATTGATAATACGAGATAAGTCAACAAACACGAACATGTTATCCATCAAAAGAACAGTATGGATTACTTTACCTGATCAAGTGGTCCTGAATTTGCCTTCTTGTTAGGAGTAACTACATGTATTCCTTTGCGCAACCAATCATAGTAATAGCCAGCAATGACAGAGTCAGCTGTGCAGTCCACTAATGCCGTGTTTGGTATAAAATGATTTCCATGTACATGTTGAACAAATTTTTCCATATTAGCCACTTCTCCTCTTTCCTCTCGAAGTTCTCTCCATCTAGCTAAGTCAATGCCCCTGCAAggagaaataatattatataatgattGAACAAAAACCAACTTCAATAATGCACATATAACCAAGCTCATAAAACCAACAAATCATAGGATGAATTTTGTTGATGTATCTTCATGACCACTGTATTAACCAATGAATTCCTCTTGCCAACAGATGAACTTCAAAATTGTAAGCAAGAGAGAGTTGTCAAACCAAAGTAGGAAGTCCAAAAATCACCCATATCAAGAAACACGGCTCCCAAAAGCAATCAGGTATTGCCTACATTTTGAGTCCATTCTATCTAGGAGACCCAATCACGTTACTATGGcttacttaaaaatataatcttcTTTCATCCAAATAACAATACataaatgatatataataaacaataaagctTTCCAAAAAGGTAAAAAGACTGAAGTGTAAAATGAAGTCTGCTTTCTCACATAAAAGGGCTCTAATAGTTATACAAGCAAGAAAGCCTAATTATCATTCGAAGAGATATTTCAGTCAGAGTGATTCAACTTACACATCACTAAGAAGCATTGACTTTGAACCAAGTATGCCCATTACACGCAAATCGATGTTGAATTCTTCTTTTAGGGTTGAGGCCTGCATTAAAAGAATTGTCATGTGAATTTGCCACATATTTCAATTCCAGTATGTTAACATGATAAAATGAAGTTACCCTACTATAGCATAACAGGAACATATTTAAACACGGAAATGTAAAATGCTTGCCAGGGATCAAATCATAAAGAAATATTTACCAGTCAAAAAAGTCAGAAATGGAGATGCATAACAATGTTAAAGTTAGACAAGTAAATACcccatataaaatatttactagaattctagagagagagaggctgAATCTGTTTTCTGTTATTGATTGATGAATCACTTATTACTATCTGATGGAAGATGAGTTTTATATAATAGAGTTACCTTGTCCTGCAAGCTTACAATAGAAACTTCAGCTGCCTACAGCTATTAAGACTAACTAAACTTCAGTTAAGCCAATATTAATTGTGTTTTACTATTTAAGTCCTAGTTTACAATTTctcctatatttttatttccattaCTTGTTTCGAAAGCAATCATCTGAATTTTCTCTATCTTCTTGTATAATGATAAGAACCTTGGGAGATCTACACCACAAAAACTAGTCATTGTAGTTTGGAGAGCCAAGGACCTTATACATCCTAAACTTCAAATGTGAGACTCAAGTCTCATACCTTGCAATTGGATCCTAACATTCCATCTTGCTTTGCAGCCACGGGCCCACACGAGCAGGCTGTGCACTAACCCTTTAACTAGTCCCAAGCAAAAACTACAATGCCAGCATCACCACCCATGCCGCTCATTTGTAGTTGAGAAACACAGTGGAAATATCTGATATCAATTAGATAAGAACCTTGGAAGAACCACACAACAAAAAGTAGTCATGGTAGTTGGAGACCCCAAAGTCGTATATATAAACACTACACTAGAATGTCACACTTCCAATGTGGTGGCACCTTTTTTACTTACattgacaaacaaataaattcttttgaaaatgtattttaatcaGTAAAACAGTTACAAATGGTGCAGCTTCAACATAAAGAAAATTATctgttattaaaataaactttattcTTCAATTATAGGCATTATTTCCTTGAAGAggaattttaaattagaaaaatagttaatttcacACCAAGGATGATGACAGGCAAAATACAcaccaaaacataaaaaaggtaaaaccaaaataattattcagGCATACAAAAAGTGTCTACAGAAACTGCACCTGATCCCTTAGCTGCTCAAGTAGTGTGCTCCCAATTAATCCAGGTCCAATAATGCCCATTGCTATGGTGGTTCTTGAGAGATAAAATCTGGAATGGACAGCTCGTAAAGCCTTTATACAATCCTCTCGCTTAACAACAACAGTAATATTGTACTCAGAACAACCTTGGGCTATAGCACGGACATTTATATTGGCCTGTTTATGAAAACAAGTTTGAACATAAAACAAGCAAAAGAATATACAAAATACGCAAAAATCTCTAACCTAAGCAATATCTTAAACATAATTTCCTAACCTTAGCCAATGCATTGAAAAGGGAGGCACTAACACCAGGAGTGCTTGCCATTTTCTGGCCAACTGCAGCCAGAATGCTACAATTTGGAATGACTGCAACCTGAGAGATGATTCATAACTTAGAATCCAAAAAAGGTAATAAAATAACAAGCTTTAAATTTTAACATCATTCAGTCACATACTAATTTAAACAGAAGAAATGAAATTATTCGGCTCTCAAGTTTCTACTTCAtgataataaacaaacaaaagaaataagcaCATAAACTGatgggaaaaaaagaagaggaagaagcacTCCATTTAACACAACTTTCACGTCCAACTATCTTATGAGGAAGAGACTATGCATTTCCTTTTGATTATCAAATACATTATTGCCACATTCACAGAACAAAAAAGTGGCATATCCctagttaatattttattgaattatatcaTGAACATCCTTACATTCAAGAATCAAATACAACAATTGGTGAACAAATTCAAAGGTAACACCCAAATTTTTGTGATAAGCGAGCAAACATAACTCAATACAATTCAACCATGACTTCTACAGGCATAATGCACTATTGTTCCAGGAAGACTCAAGGCTCGAGCCTTAATGTTATTGGATGACTTCATCTTTGGAACTTTAAAGAAGTTCCCAATGGATCCTTGTGCTTGACATTTTATAGTAATccttgatttttatattaatctagTGCAAGAAATAATAGTCTTAGTCCCAACTGTTGATATCTGCATCACTGATGTTTGCTTCCACTGTTCTAgatcataataattattaagtGGACTGTAGCttgcatatttcttttaaccctaatatgcacttattattaattaaaattaagaggaAAATTAAAACACTTTCACAATGAAGACAAATTGTATAGAAAAGATAATACAACACTTCAGTCTTTatactcttaaaaaaattaagagcatGGAACCATGGTTTTGAATTGAGGTCTGCAACCACAATTGCAGCCGCAACATAAAAGTTTTTTGACTCATGACAGCCACATCGTGACCACAATTGCAGCAGCCACATCAGCCCGCAACATAAAAAATCACAACGAAACTGCAACTGCAATTTACAACCATGCATGGCACTCAAATATTTCATCCAGTTTTCAAATCCACAAAATGTAGAATGATAAATCTTCAGTCTGATATCACTAAAGAGAGTCAAGTCTTAACAATTGAACAGAAACATGCATTTGGTTTTAGAAGAATTGGATTTAGCACCTGAGAAAGACGCCCATTATCCAAAGCTTGACGAAATCTAGATTGCAATGCCTCAGCAACAGCTTTTACTTCTTTCTCGGGCACAGCAAAGCATACAGAATGCTCACTACTAGCCTACATAAATACTGTTAATGATTAATGCCATTTCTTATATATCAGCGTGGACAactagaaaaattgaaaaaagttaTAAGTGCACCTGAGATATCATGATAACATTAGCTCCAACATCTTTTACTGCACCAAAAATAGCACTGGCAGTACCTGGAACACCAGCCATTCCAGTTCTGCAAAAAAGcatcaaagaaaaatttattggaATCTACAACTTGGACAATTAATATTGGTTAAAGAAAAccttaaattaaatagaaatcCTCGTGCAGCAAAAAATGCCAACTATTCATCATGTAACACAACTGCAATTCATGACTCACCCCTCGACGTTTACAAGTGCCAAGTTGTCTATGGTTGCAAATCCTTTGACAAAATTTTGCAGGTTCTGGCTATCTTCATGATCATTAACAGAAGGATGGCAGATCTTTGTTCCAGGAGCAGAAAGGTTGAAAATGTTCCTTATCATAATGGGTATGCCATATCGCATCACAGGAATAATTGTGCGGGGATGCAAGACATTGGCACCAAAATAAGACTGTACAACAGACAATTTGCAAGTTAATCTCCTTAATTTTACAAGCAGAAGGAGCATTGAGGCTTTCCAGCATCTAACTCACCATTTCCCAAGCCTCTTGATAAGACAGTGTCTTCAAAATCACAGCCTCACTAACTGCATAAgatattattgtttatatttaatcaaAACATCATGTTATGGCAGTCAAACACAACACAAAAGAATCATCAATATGTCAGAGCTAGAACTCCCTCTGGTTACTAAAAACCAATTCTCATGATCCAGTCCACTCATTGTTTAACTCAGAGACAGAGTACGAAGCATAACAAACCTTTTCTAGGATCTGCACTATACACACCATCAACATCTGTCCAAATTGTGACCTGACGAGCCTTAAATAGAGCACCCATAATTGCTGCCGAGAAGTCACTTCCATCTCTCTTCAGTGTGGTAGGAATGTTTTGAGGTGTGCTTGCAATGAATCCAGTGGCAATGATTACCTTACATGGATTCAAAGAGTACCATTTTTCAAGTCTTTGCTCAGATTCCAAATAGTCAGGATCAACTTGATTAGAACCAGTAGGATTTACGATAAGGACATCCCTTGTATCCATCCATTTGCAATCAGTCCCATTCTGTAGAACCGGAACAGAAGCATGATGCAATGAGCTAAATTCAGATAAAGGGGGAAAAAGCATATCTTTCTAAATAAAACAGCATACCTTCCTAATAACTAGAGACAACATCTGAGCAGACCATAATTCTCCATGTCCCACAACAAAATCTGTAAAGGACTCTGTTGCATGACCAGCTGCAAGATATTAAGAGTGTTAGTTAGGCTTAAAATGCAATTCCTTAACTCATTCATTTTAAGCAACAACATTTACGGAAAACTAAATATCATTCATTGTGGAAAAGGTGTTTACAGAGATCATActatgaaattatgggaaaaggTGATTAAGCATAGATTAAGAGAAGTGACTGGAATTGTTTGATTTTTGAGACATGAAGAAACATGCATAATACAGGTCATGTGACCAATTTCATGTGTGCTACAGGTCATCTAACCAATTGCATGTATACTACGGTTATGCGATCAGTTACATGTATACTACAGATCATGTGACATTAATGACCAAAAAGTaccatatattattattattattattattgtcataCAATGGTGTCCAAGACATAAGCAACGATCAATATTACAAAATAGCAACCAAGAAATAGATAATGCAATATACATCAACATCAATACTATTACAATGtgaaaacaacaccagaaaGTGAAAGCCATAAATGCCAACTTATGTCTAAACAAGGACGACGTGAAAATAACATCCTAGGTTCAAATGAggatttataaaagaaatagatataACTGAacaagagaaaacaaaataataaattaatacataaattaaataggTTTTTAGTACCAAAAAAAAGGAACAGAGTATCAAAGAGAAAGCGAGGGTTGACGAGCTTATAACCTATGTATATTGCACGAAGCATCGCCTTAAGGTTACTAATATCATGATGCAATTTAGACAAGAAAGTAGCAAGATTATCTCCATCAAGTATGTCATGTGCAGTTGCACTGTGCTTCTCCAAAACAGCATTTAATGCAGCTGTATAAGACTCATCGCGTGATTGAGCCTTGTGGATAAGGTCATACATCATATCTGTCACCTTTGACATTGCAGAAACAACCACCAATTTCCTCTCCGAATCATCCTTAAGAATTATGTCCGcaacattttttattctctgAGAGGTTCCCACACAGGTTCCACCAAATTTGTGAACAGACCAAGTTTCTCCTTTGGGTAGTTGTTTTTCCTCCAAGGACACATTCGGTGAAACATCTGCTAGCAAATATAGAAAGGACAAAAAAACATAAGTTACTGTATTTGTCTATTAGAGTTCTAAGGTTGACTTGATGGTAAAAGGAGAAGGGAGAGAGGGAAAGGTCGTGGGTGGGTTCAATTTTCTCCGCtaacaaaaaactaacaattaacaactaatatttgctgataataaaaaaaactgtattCGTCTATTTCAAAACATAACCATAAGAGTAAGTCGTAACCTGTAAATGAAGCACGTACAGATGTACTCGGTGCCTCTCTTCCCCGTGGTAAAGTAAGACCCTTCCTGAGACAGAAACCATTGTATCGTCGTGAATCAGTATAtagcaaaacacaaaaatccAATTAATCTCATGGGGAGAATATCATTTAAACTGCCAAAATTCCGAAAACACTCTAATCTCTGCAAAGGATAAAtatacaaaaaggaaaaaaaaaagtacagaaTATACTGCTTGTAGAACAACCAATCATCTAAGAGATTATTTAGCACATATCTGCCAAATATACGATGTTTACAACTTTCGTTAATTTGCAATTATAGTCTTAATATTCAAACTGAGGGAATATACTCTCAAATTCTCCATTCAACTGATAAGCATATTAATCAAACATCAGGTTTCATATCAGATACTTGCTCTCTCTTCTCTGCTTATTCCTTTCTTTTAAgagcaaaaaaaagaatcaaaaacAGTAAAGTCGCATCTCGTCCAAGTGTTCAAGCAAAACACAATAGCAAGCAACTAGCTGTTGTATGTGTGGTCAAAGATAGAAAATCAGAGACATGGAGCTACACAAGCATTGGTGTAATTTGATCCAAAACCAAATGCGAAAAGGATCGAGGAAACAACAGTGATTCGCGAAACCTAGTTGTGGAAAGGAACGTACCGGAGTGAATGGGAAGTGCGCGAGAGGAAGAAAGGGCGGCATTGAGATTGGAAGAGCGTGCCGTGAGAGTGAGAGTGGAGCGAAGTGTGAGAAGGTGAAACGCGGGAGAACTGAGCGACGGCGGCGGAAAACGACGCCATGGGTGGTGGCTGCTGCTGCAGAGTAAAATGCTCCACGGAAACGAAGTGAAACGACGAGTGAGTGTAACTTTATAAACTACAATCGATTATTACTATTGTCGTGCTCCTAGGGATGCAAATGCGGCTGCCGATACAGTACTTTCCTGGTGGCATTTCTAATAGGTTAAAGTAAAAATTCATTACATTTGCTATTTAGTCCCTCACATATTACACTATGGGTCCGTTCggttataactttttaattcttatattaaatatattatctttaaaagACTACTGATGAggataaatacataaaaaaaaatagttattttaccATCTAAAAACATTGTTCCATTGAGTACACTTCAAATTTAGAGAAAGGAAAATTGAGTtgaaataatgaaatgaaatggaTCATAATCCATCATCATCTTCCATTATgtttcatttcaacttttacaAATCAAACAATCCAACACCTTTTCCTTCCACTCCATCCTTCTTCATTCCATACTCTACAACCAATCAAAACATATTCGAAGGTTTCCATGTATGTAGAATTATAAATAGgttgaacaaaattttattgggtAGGTTGAAAAGAATTATTTGGTACTATTATTCGTACGCCCCTAACCATGTGTTTggatgaagaatttaaaaatttctaagaaatttaaattcataacattttaattgccttgattttaattcctttccttttgtaaatattttgtttggatgaggtaattcaaattcttgtattttaattttcttctttggaCAAAGTgattcaatttcaataaaattcaaattttcatttttaaatatttatttaaaaattaaaatttcaatattcaaTGAAAATAAACAAGAGCCCAACAAGGTAGGCCTCAGTCCTTGGGCATAATGGCAACTCTCTTGGGTGAATGGTGCAGAGGTTGGTGTCCTCGAAGAGCACAACGAGGTAGGCCTCTGCGGCTTCTTGGAGAGTGGAGACGGCGCTGCTGTGGAAGTAGAGATTGGTCTTGAAGTCCTGAGCGATTTCCCTTACGAGTCTTTGGAAAGGAAGCTTCCTTATGAGAAGCTCGGTGTTCTTCTGGTACTTTTGGATCTCCCTTAGCGCCACCGTACTTGGCCTGAAATGGTGCGGCTTCTTCACGCCGCCGGTCGGCGGAGCGGACTTGTGTGTTGCTTTCGTGGCAAGTTGCTTTCTCAAAGCTTTTCCTCTAGTGGACTTCCTTGCGGTTTGCTTCATACGAGCCATTTCGAACACAGAGATTGCTTGACTTTGGAAGAAGACTAATGAGTACAGCACGGTGTGAGTACGAACACgttttgagaaattcaaattcctaGATTTTTAGGAGAATTTCATATGACTCAGTTTTGGttaattaaaattctctattaAAATTCCAGgtatttaatttcttcttaaattattatccaaacactaaatttaaaatgacagTAATTTAATATCTCATTTAAAATGAATTGCTCAGATGAAAGtattcatccaaacacactctaaatgTTTACAATTATGGCTATGAGAAATTCTAGTAACATTATTTAACAAATtctgtttaattaaaaattattaattttgatgtatcctattttttatttataatttttttctgattTAATAGTGAAATCTAAAATTGatcatttctaataaattttcacAATCATGAAAGTTTGATTATAATATTatgaagaaaaagttgaagaaGATATTATGTTTGTAGTTGTATTAATATCTTTAATTCTTAATAGTATTGTACTTTTTTGGTGTTTAATAATTTTGGGGTGGGGGGAGATGACCCTTAATCAAAGGCATGAAAAAGCTTTTGAGATGATTGTACTTGAAGAAGCAATTTATCTCATTCAAAAGagacaaataaaaatgttaattacaTTAGTTTTTGTTGTTAACTTTATTATGAACTACTTTTTTATGATTGGGAAATAAAGACACCAACAATGaagattgaaatttgaaaccAAAAGCAAAAACTACATCCTAGTATGAGAAACACCATTGGCATCAGCTGACAGCATGTGCTTCATTTGACTAGGACAAGACTCCAAAACATAAAGAAGTCGACAAGGACTCTATTATATAAACTAATAATGACAATAAATCATAAGCTTTAGGAATTATAATGATAACAAATTGTACATATTATAGACtaaaatgacaataattttaatctaaacaatttatttatatttttttaattttatgatgtgttaaattgtgacaGTGCCCTACAATTTTAAAGAAcgtacaaaataattatttattcaaaattttaaacataacaTTACCTTTCCCTACAACGTCCCCCCGATAGTGTCATCAGTAGGACTCTTGCTTCAGAACAAAACGCGAGTCCATATAAGGCAactgcaatttttttaattagtcttcCGTTTGTTTCGGGGGCTAATGGGGAATTATAGCAAGTGTGAGAATTTTCTATGCTTTTAAACTAAAATctacatatttataaaaatataaaagtaaa contains:
- the AK-HSDH gene encoding aspartokinase-homoserine dehydrogenase (The RefSeq protein has 1 substitution compared to this genomic sequence) — protein: MASFSAAVAQFSRVSPSHTSLHSHSHGTLFQSQCRPFFLSRTSHSLRKGLTLPRGREAPSTSVRASFTDVSPNVSLEEKQLPKGETWSVHKFGGTCVGTSQRIKNVADIILKDDSERKLVVVSAMSKVTDMMYDLIHKAQSRDESYTAALNAVLEKHSATAHDILDGDNLATFLSKLHHDISNLKAMLRAIYIAGHATESFTDFVVGHGELWSAQMLSLVIRKNGTDCKWMDTRDVLIVNPTGSNQVDPDYLESEQRLEKWYSLNPCKVIIATGFIASTPQNIPTTLKRDGSDFSAAIMGALFKARQVTIWTDVDGVYSADPRKVSEAVILKTLSYQEAWEMSYFGANVLHPRTIIPVMRYGIPIMIRNIFNLSAPGTKICHPSVNDHEDSQNLQNFVKGFATIDNLALVNVEGTGMAGVPGTASAIFGAVKDVGANVIMISQASSEHSVCFAVPEKEVKAVAEALQSRFRQALDNGRLSQVAVIPNCSILAAVGQKMASTPGVSASLFNALAKANINVRAIAQGCSEYNITVVVKREDCIKALRAVHSRFYLSRTTIAMGIIGPGLIGSTLLEQLRDQASTLKEEFNIDLRVMGILGSKSMLLSDVGIDLARWRELREERGEVANMEKFVQHVHGNHFIPNTALVDCTADSVIAGYYYDWLRKGIHVVTPNKKANSGPLDQYLKLRALQRQSYTHYFYEATVGAGLPIVSTLRGLLETGDKILQIEGIFSGTLSYIFNNFKDGRAFSEVVSEAKEAGYTEPDPRDDLSGTDVARKVIILARESGLKLELSNIPVESPVPEPLRACASAQEFMQELPKFDQEFTKKQEDAENAGEVLRYVGVVDVTNKKGVVELRRYKKDHPFAQLSGSDNIIAFTTRRYKDQPLIVRGPGAGAQVTAGGIFSDILRLASYLGAPS
- the LOC100776456 gene encoding LOW QUALITY PROTEIN: histone H3.2 (The sequence of the model RefSeq protein was modified relative to this genomic sequence to represent the inferred CDS: inserted 1 base in 1 codon); the protein is MARMKQTARKSTRGKALRKQLATKATHKSAPPTGGVKKPHHFRPSTVALREIQKYQKNTELLIRKLPFQRLVREIAQDFKTNLYFHSSAVSTLQEAAEAYLVVLFEDTNLCTIHXKRVAIMPKD